Part of the Mytilus trossulus isolate FHL-02 chromosome 2, PNRI_Mtr1.1.1.hap1, whole genome shotgun sequence genome is shown below.
cctttgaaccttaatgtagaccaatttgaaaatgggatcaaaaattaagaatctacatacacagttagattccgcataacaaagaaccccaattattcaattcttgatgaaatcaaacaaagtttaattttggaccctttgggcccctttttcctaaactgttaggactaaaactcccaaaatcaataccaaccttccttttatggtcataaaccttgtgtttaaatttcatagatttctatttacttctactaaagttatggtgcaaaaaccaagaaaaaagcttatttgggtccctttttggcccctaattcctaaactgttgggacctaaactcccaaaatcaataccaaccttccttttgtggtcatgtacattgtgtttaaatgtcattgatttctattaacttaaactaaagttattgtgcgaaaaccaagaataatgcttatttgggcccttttttggcccctaattcctaaactgttgaaaccaaaacttccaaaatcaatcccaacctttcttttgtggtcataaaccttgtgtcaaaatttcatagatttctattaacttaaactaaagttatagcgcgaaaaccaagaaaatgcttatttgggccctttttggcccctatttcctaaaatgttgggaccaaaactcccaaaatcaataccaaccttccttttgtggtcataaaccttgtgttaaaatttcatagatttctattaacttttactaaagttagagtgcaaaaactaaaagtattcggacgacgaagacaacgccaacgtgatagcaatatacgacgatttttttttcaaaatttgcggtcgtataaaaaatattaataaaaaactgtgacaaagattccaactttgtacattctaaGTGTAATGGTATgttaacatgtatttgttattaaattatatttattcacctaaaatatccagtaatatttacttctgaagttaaatcaatccaacgagcattggtacaatgatatgagacgtaatttcgattgatttttccaaggactcttcacgtcattatcgggaaacgaagtgtgttctaacgtctgtcaaatctgaaatcgattttgtcaagtcattgggcatttattttaacataggaaaaataacagaccaccagcgcaatctctttgacaattgtattttcctcttttaaacaagacgaaacaagtctacagattatgtttgctaacatcccgttggaaacaaaaacaatgtttagacctagtatttcgtacatcctgccgtaatggcgttatcacatgttagtcacatgtttcacgtatgaccggaaatggttagaacttaaggacaaaaacaattttaatgaataactggacttctgtttcgtgtgaaatgtaacgcataacgacaacgtaattttcttacttaattattacgaagatcaaaacaagaacgtaaatcatctcggatttacctgtttgaacatctcgcgagagttcatatttgcatattgtttttaagaattctattacaacaaagcagattacatcatctaaaaattgcgttatgaaatcggacacaaaaatcatgcaactgttcttacatctgctacataaatacttatagttctcggcattttattctcactattcttattggtcgatgttcttttttatttgaaagcaaaagttacgaatttgccggtgacgattatctatcaatcagtcagcgttatgctcttcggaagcaaaaagtaacgcgagaaacgacacaaaaatacggttgtagaatctttgaaattcgtatattttattttttttccagggAAGAGTAGCAtgagtagcatacacttgtatgttgataaaaataatggcatctttagatgtagttgcaacttttcttacagtaattcacattttatcacttttctatagttataagaaacggagcccaatagcaaattatggtccatatttgtttttcgttcatttttttacataaataaggctgttaagttttctcgtttgaattgttttacattgtcttatcggggcctttaatcattgtaaatagctgactatgctgtaatggctttgctcattgttgaaggccgtacggtgacctatagttgttaaggtttgtgtcattttggtcttttgtggatagttgtctcattggcaatcataccacatcttcttttttatatagtcaATTTGTGTAAAAAGATGTATGTTTCAGTAGTAAAgtaacttatatttttaattttatcaaccTATTCCTTTTCATTTCAAGATGCTAAAAATAGTATCAAATTTGTCACACATCACATTCATCTGTACactgtttttatatgttgtgatgttatgctattgtttcagaaaaagggagaaggtttgggcccattaaaacgtttaatcccgctgcaaatgtttgcacctgtcctaagtcaggaatctgatgtacagtagttgtcgtttgtttatgtaatatatacgtgtttctcgtttctcgttttgtttatatagattagactgttggttttcccatttgaatggttttacactagtaattttggggccctttatagcttgttgttcggtgtgagccaaggctccgtgttgaaggccgtactttaacctataatggtttaatttttaaattgttatttggatggagagttgtctcattggcactcacaccacatcttcctatatctatacacATTACATCAAGTTTGGGAAATTTGCAAGtctattgaaattgttttctgaggtaaattatgaccatatcattGACAGTGCttacttattttttaaaagtaattaaattaattcattgtaagttgatcatgttgattagTTAATTACTTAATGACACATTTTATCAATCACCACATTCAACACTAATTTTTATCATCTTTAAtctaattataaatatacaaatgtatcagTTGATGTATCCATAATTTACAATGTATCATTATAATgagtgttttaaatattttaaagcacAACTCAAATTTAAACATGAGTTTCATAATAATAACAGGAGTCAAAATTTTTGGTTTTGCTtgcataaaatgaaaacaaaataccgaactctgatgaactttcaaaaagaaaagtcccagatcaaatgatgaaatagaaagcacaaacacatcaaaccatTGTGAAGACtgtagtacaggcattttctatgTAAAAttagtggattaaacctggtttaatcatgttaataattTACAACTAGTTGGCAAAttatcaagttaaaaaaaatataagttttctgATGTATCGCCACTGGTACAGCATGGATtggtagtccaaataattatgacgtcttgaaaggctattatattttttttctttgacgtcgatataaggcgttaaagaaaaaaattataatagcctttcaagacgtcataattatttggactgcATGGATTGGATGAGTGatgaatttgtatatatattacactACTTGTGCAACATGTCAAATGGACAGAGATGGGTCCGATTACTTTGaatgtaatcgattaaattacaattactttgttatttgtacgattaaattaaattaatgattacatcatttttgaaagtgtctgattaaattaatgattacattggcaaagtaatcatgattacatctgattacaatgaattaaaaaaacaacattttgcaTGATGTGAATGAATAAACGTTTAATATACAACTATAGCAAAAGTTCACTTCATACATACATGAACATTGTGTCACTGGTTACGACACATTGCCGTTTATCATCATAAATCtaattattttgacttcaattgaatatagctttataaaaagcatttgctgtttgtcttctgacatattctagactttaatttatatttgtttcaaggtACAGTTTATGGGAGTTAAAGTATGGATGAAATTATACCagtttaatcaaattgtaaacaaaatacaagtgCTAAATATCATTGCATTTTACATACATGTCCAGtccaaatacatacaaaaattggcttattttaaacaagatatttgtccaacttttattaaattttgtgcTAATTAGATAAATGATCACAtgtctgatttatcttttaCCGTATATATTGTCCTACAGCTATACTCAGTtggtaattgcaataaaaacaaaacttaattgGTTTCCTACTTGTCAATTCAAAGAtgacaaaaatcacaacattaacaaaaagattataattaagggttaaagaaaagtattacttgaatttaacagttattatcaaatatatttatgacatgtacatctttaaattgtgaatatatatatatgtacaatatcttTTACTAAGGCCAGAAACATAACTGTatttagtccaaataattatgacgtcttgaaaggctattataatttttttctttgacgccttacttattatgacgtcttgaaaggctattataatttttttctttgacgccttacttcgtaaggcgtcaaagaaaaaaattataatagcctttcaagacgaagtaaggcgtcaaagaaaaaaattataatagcctttcaagacgttcgtaaggcgtcaaagaaaaaaattataatagcctttcaagacgtcataattatttggactaaacTGTATTATGTCTCTTCTTAGGCCATTGATGACTTgattaacatttaaattcaatatacATGTGTTGATCAACCACATGAGAATGATGTGGCAAAACTACTAAACACTGGTTAAAGAGGGACTCATGAGCTAAGGAATGccccaaataaaaattatgGTAGCAGTACTAGTGGCACTACACAAGACTATAGTATAGTGTAGTTGCCAGTTAGATATGTTTATGTTGCCAGTACCATCTGATTACCATTTGTTAGTAATACAATCACGGGACTACCGCAACCCTATACACTTGTCAATTAGTTTCATAATATAATGAACAtgattaagaaaaacaaatgttttacttCTTGTTTACCTGATAGTAGGAGGTGCCAGTTTCATGCGCCATGTTTGTCGACAAAGTTATGCGGAAATGGGGCAGATACAAGCTTCACAGCTGAGTTCTGCTGTCCATTAGCAGTTGAGATCGATACTATTATTGTTATTTGATTACGAGAAAGTAGTATTATGGTCAGGCGAAGGAGTTTGTCCTGATTATTTCCTTGTTTGCATGCCAAATTTCTTCACAACCGACATTCACCAATCTGACATGTACAATCACGTGACGAGGTCATTAGTCAAATAAACCAATGAAAACAGGTTTTACATTTCACTCATCTCGcactaaactaaaaaaaaaaactttgccaTGTGCAAATTTGTAAACTGTAGTGCACTTTAGTGTCTTATTCCACAACTTTTTGTCATAACACTAAATGAAGATTTCCATAACAAAACATTATTCATTGAGGacaaattattgtcatttttctcaaatgaCAAATCATGTAGGAATGATTCATTAATGAATCAACAGGTCCGAAATGTAATATGATATAACACCCACGAACATAACTGCAGTAATAACAATGTGTGGACGTACTGCATGGTAGGCTTAATAACCTGcaaattgtcaattgatttCTTGACACAGATTTtatcattaatgaaaatttatatgcCCCAGTAGatctgttattttaaaaatttaatgagCCAGCAACCCATCAAcacaatcaaacaaacaaatatgccaATTACGCAGGTGCTTGAGGACAGGATCCTGTATGAGCCCCATATAGTCCTTTCCCCTTATCATAAATCTCagatttttcaatatatatcatttatttgtaccatatacatactaatataccatatttatactctaaatatgcatgtttactaTCAACGTAAATCTTGACTAGAGCTAGGTGTTTCAGTCCAAGGGTCTGGCAAGTTGTCCAATGGTTGTATTTGACCTCTgtatttggttatttttttttcattaataatatttttttattgtttcataaaTCATTTGTAAATCAAACATTTGGTTTTCTCATATAGTCCagcaatgaaattttaaatattactatGACATGGGTTTTAATCATTTGTAGCTGGGTTGCTTCCCCTTCTTAGTACAGGTAGaacatataaacatgataaagccaGTCTTAATCAACTGAGCTTGGGAATCAATTCTTAGCTTGGCTCAGTGGGTTAAAGAACTGACTGTCACGCAGGTAACCAGGGTTTGAATCCCGGTGGTGACGATATAAATTTGTAGAATAGATGCATGTTCTCCGGTTACATTTGGCGCCCAACTAAAAAAATCACGATAGTTATCTGGAGTGTAGCCAGGGTTTGTGTTGTTAAGAATcatttataaagatatgatgACTCTTGTGGAGGGAGAATAGTGTAGCCTGGTTGCTTCCTAGATCTCCTTAGTACAGGTAGAACATATAAAGCCAGTCTAAATCAACTGAGCTAGGGAATCGATTCTTTGGCTCAGTGGGTTAACCCACTGACTGTCCCGCAGGCAACCAGGGTTTGAATCCTCAGGTGGGGACTATATAAATTTGTAGAGTAGATACATGCTCTAGATGGTtacacattgttgaaggccatacagtgatatcaatttaaaatccttgTTCTTTGGTTTCATTGttggtagttgtctcatttgcaatcataccataactcctttattttatttgaataaatgataaaaatcagtacaGGAAAAGCATTTAACTCTATTTAGCTTATACGATTTAGATaagaataaactaaaaataaaatcagacaatatatttttgcatCAAAGATAACTCACAGTTACCATGGTTAATGAAAGCTATCTGTAAGTACTTTAGACCTTTTTCCTATAAAACTCTTGCTGTATTGAAAAATGATATTCCTCGAATTTATTTTAGGTTGCTTATGATTCCCACATTTTGACATACCTTTAGAAATCTAATATATTGGTACAAAAAGATTTTGTGTCTCATATTGTTCATCCTTCATATCTTATTTAACCTTTAttattatgttatgtttttgttttagtgCTCTGGAACCAGATGATATTTGTAAGTCCTGTTCCTTCAACTCAAAAACTACTGGTAAAGGGAGACAACAACCTGTATGGCGAGATCCTCCTGGTGGTCAGAAGTATTACCCATCATACAATGTAGCTCCTGGTTCACATACGTAAGTTCTGTCACATTTTTgacgagcctgcaacttttgttgtaGAAAGCTCGACTTATAGGGAAAGTGACCCAGTGGTGTTAGCTAGTTTCTAAAAAGCTATATATtgtagaaggtggaagacctggatgcttcatactttgtatatagatgccttatgttacgaACTTTTGGTCAGttacatgtccaatgtccttgacctcattttcatggttcagtgactacttgaaaaaaagttatcggtaagattttttgtaatgttaaattctctcttaaaataagtaataggataattatatttggtttgtGCGTagcttgcaaggtcctcatgtctgttaggcagttttcacttgacctggacctcatttcatggatcagtgaacaaggttaagttttggtggttaAGTCCATATCTTAgatactttaagcaataggtctagtttattcagtgtatggaaggactgtaaggtgtacatgtccaactggtaggtgtcatctgaccttgacctcattttcatggttcatggTTATCaatggttatagttaagtttttatacgaccgcaaattttgaaaaaattttcgtcgtatattgctatcacgttggcgtcgtcgtcgtcgtccgaatacttttagttttcgcactctaacttaagtaaaagtgaatataaatctataaaattttatcacaaggtttatgaccacaaaaggaaggttggtattgattttgggagttttggtcccaacattttaggaattaggggcctaaaagggcccaaataagcattttcttggttttcgcactataactttagcttaagttaatagaaatctatgaaattttgacacaaggtttatgaccacaaaagaaaggttgtgattgattttgggagttttggtttcaatagtgtaggaattaggggccaaaaaagggcccaaataagcattattcttggttgcaccataactttagtttaagtaaatagaaaataatgaaatttaaacacaatgtttatgaccacaaaaggaaggttggtattgattttgggagtttaggtcccaacagtttaggaattaggggccaaaaagggacccaaataagcatttttcttggttttcgcaccataactttagtataagtaaatagaaatctatgaaatttaaacacaaggtttatgaccataaaaggaaggttggtaatgattttgggagttttggtcccaacagtttaggaataaggggctcaaagggtccaaaattaaactttgtttgatttcatcaagaattgaataattggggttctttgttatgccgaatctaactgtgtatgtagatttttaacttttggtcccgttttcaaattggtctacattaaggtccaaagggtccaaaattaaacttcgtttgattttgacaaaaaattaatcggttgggttctttgatatgctgaatctaaaaatgtacttagattcttgattatcggcccagttttcaagttggtccaaatcggggtccaaaattaaactttgtttgatttcatcaaaaattgaataaatggggttttttgatatgccaaatctaactgtgtatgtagattcctcatttttggtcttgttttcaaattggtctacattaaagtccaaagggtccaaaattaaacttagtttgattttaacaaaaattgaaatcttggggttctttgatatgctgaatccaaacatgtacttagattttttattctgggcccagttttcaagttggtccaaatcaggatctaaaattattatattaagttttgtgcaatagcaaagtcttttcaattgcacagtattgcgcaatggcaagaaatatcttattgcaaaatattgtgaaatagcaattttgtttttaattagagttatctttctttgtccagaatagtaagcaagaaatatctaattgtaagaattttttttatttggagttatctttctttgtccagaatcaacttaaatctttgttatatatacaatatacaatgtagattcactttttactaccaactgataaattaaaataatctttaccattcagtgataacaagcagtttttattacatcttaatattttatgatgtatttaaatgagtagtaattgttgcaaactccattagaaattttaattgagattagttttggaataagggaaagggggatgtgattaaaaaaattgggttcaattttctcatttgaaatttcatgaataaaaagaaaatttcttcaaacattttttttgagaggaataatattcaacagcatagtgaattgctctaagagaaaacaaaaattttaatttcattagaacacattcattctgtgtcagaaacctatgctgtgtcaactatttaatcacaatccaaatttagagctgaatccagcttgaatgttgtgtccatacttgccccaaccgttcagggttcaacctctgcggtcgtataaagctacgccctgcggagcatctggttgtgttttagtctgtttttctgatactatatgcaataggtctactatatttggtgcatgaaatgattgtgaggtgtacatgtctagctgacaggtgtcatctgaccttgacttcattctcatggttcagtggtcaaagttaagtttttgagttttggtctatttttcgagaaaaactatatgcaataggtcaactatatttggtatatggataTATTtaatgatctatatgtcagtcacacaggttttatttgaccttgacatcattttcacaGTTCAATGCTTAGTGTTAAGTATTTGTGTTTTAgtctgatttttttcatttataagcaataggtcaactatatttgttgcatggaagaattgttagctgtacatgtctgcctggcatggttcatctgaccttgacttcattttcatggttcattgatcaatgtttagttttcttggttaatgttgagtttatgtgacagttgtaataaagctttatatttaatgattaGCTAAGAAGGCGAGatatttcagcgtgtgcactcttgttttaagtGGTGGATAGCTGTACAtgtaagacaataacaatcaaaaccaagaagataacaaagactcacaaaaccaaaggacatttacatcaacagttataaataataaataagaaacaacacaaactccactaaaaacggggagtgaaatcaggtgctccggaagggtaagcattttcTGCACCGTTTAAGGCACCCGTTGTGTTATTTCTTTGACCAGTTctgtaatgatggaaggttattatgactgaggaagtaTGACTGtaagggacaacatcaaaagttcaatgaaggatacaaaaattaattcacatagttttttcactgaccctcACCCCCCTCTTAAcataatttgagaaaaaattgattgacccatatagatacatgtatatatatgtaaaaatcaatgtaGGATAACCACATCTTGCAGCAGTTCAACCCCCCACTCCCCTacccaaaacttttaaaagtatttgaattaagttttttatcttacattgatcttttgatgtcgtcatCTGTTATGCAGCCCAGTGTTGATCTCCAGTCAGCATTACCAGGGAGAACTAGATACCATTACAGAGAGAGTAATACAACCAATGAGATGGGGTCTAGTCCCATCATGGCATAAAGGAGATCCAAAAAATGTAGGATATGAAACTAATAACTGTAGAGCAGAAGGAATGTTGGAGAAAAAGACCTATAAAGTTCCATTGGAGAAAGGCAGAAGATGTTTGGTATTAGCTGATGGGTAAGATATGTATGTTGGTGTGTTTTGGGTTAAAGATTGCATGAAGTGCCACCAAAACCCTATGGtacttgatatctaaatcttccaaGGCTTATCacgggggtctcattggggggttccgatcccggatcccgcttactgttttgtcagattcctgtatcccgcttacactatgtacgtaaccaattctcatttttttgtcatttcccgggtcctgcaagacctcatttcccgttttcacgacacaataatttgactttcacgtttcACGCTTACGAAAAATcagcaatcccgcgtcacgcttagaccccaatgagacccactatcACTACTTTTtagatacacaaaatatagtgcattgatcATAACATCCTAAACATCCCTTCAATGAACATTTCCAGAAATTTATCAATGGAATATAAGCTAAGATATTCAAGTTAcaaaattatgtaatatttgtcaAGATAGTTATATGACTTCACGATTTGTGCAAGGTGCAGGAATTTTAAGATCTGTTCTATAAATATCAATGATGTCATAATGTTAAAAGGATCATTGGAATTGGAGTTGTCTTCCTTTGTCCATGATTTGAATCAACTACAACCAATGCtgatacaaaaaagtaaaatcacaaaagtactgaactgcGAGGAAAGTTcaaggaaagtccataatcaaatggcaaaatcaaaacctcaaacatatcaaacaaattgataagaactgccatattccagacttggtacagctattttcttatgtagaaaatggtgagttgaacctggttttatagctagctaaacctctcacttatatgacagtcgcatcaaattccattattttgataacaaatgcatgaacaaaaaaaacagacataataggtaaaaatgcaacaaaaacaatgcaatgtttaacatgtttaattttacttcccactgataaattaaagctatctttaccattcagtgctTACAACcacttgattttattttatttgacaacCAATACATTTAGAGTATGTTCTACCAAATATATTGGTCCATAATGCTATAGAATATAGGATACAGTGCTAATTAACAGATGAGACAGAAACGCTTCGTGAATAAAAAAggaatttatataacaaaaccCATAAAGCATAAAAGATTTAGATTAGAAGTCAACATACATGACATGCAGCTGTTTCAATATTGTCAAACTCTAAATCATCTATTGGCTAGAAAAGTTAGATAAATTTAACATAGATTTAATTCTTAATTACAGACATTTGGACAAATAACAGTACTATATAAACCTTTAGATGTATATAAGAAAGGAAAATATTTGGTTATGAATGAAATTGCTGttattttatcaacattttaaacataatttaatcttttgaatatcatgaatatattgCTTGGCTGATCttatatttcttaatttcaaatattttaggaTTTGGAAATGAAAACAAGtcgtcaatatatatatactgaaacaATGTGTATACCTTAGCATCCATTTCCATCTAGTTTGAAGTGATAAAAAGATTCCTGtcaaataataaatcaaaagtCTTTATCTGTAATCAAGATTTTACTTCTCttatcatttaaatgaaattcatgtttaatttaagtttctacGAATGGAAGAGAGATCAAGGCAAAAAGCAGCCATACTTTATTTATTCCCCTCAAGAGACTTGggtcaaaaaagaaaattgtgaCTTAGAAATGAAGAAGGAACCAATTGATCCTGACCAGAACTTTAATgttaaagaagaagaagatgagGAAGGTTTGTTAATTATTGAATAGAGAATGCGAAGGAggaatgtgtcatagagacaacaacctgacaagATAGCAGAAAACAGCCCTAGGCCATGAATTGGTCTTTATTGCAGAGATGAGTTCAGCTGCCcctataggattttttttttataaagatactacccccccccccccccccccccaaaaattttaccaaataagAAATGGTTTCAGtatctttaaaaatttaataaaacaactTAAATTTATGCAACGACtttaaattaatgaatataaaacaagttattctttgttttgcctaaaaaatgttttgttgattATAAATGAAACCAGTTTTAGtatggtatatatattttgtgttgtattttgtaGAAACAGAGGATACAG
Proteins encoded:
- the LOC134708311 gene encoding abasic site processing protein HMCES-like isoform X2 — encoded protein: MCGRTACALEPDDICKSCSFNSKTTGKGRQQPVWRDPPGGQKYYPSYNVAPGSHTPVLISSQHYQGELDTITERVIQPMRWGLVPSWHKGDPKNVGYETNNCRAEGMLEKKTYKVPLEKGRRCLVLADGFYEWKRDQGKKQPYFIYSPQETWVKKENCDLEMKKEPIDPDQNFNVKEEEDEEETEDTERKLLMMAGVFDVWHPPDNSAPVYSYSVITVESSPVMSWIHHRMPAILTNDAEIDEWINFAEVPLRGAVQNIRPTLSLQMHPVTTAMGNSRYKSPDCVQPVDLKKPKAPVSSFMKNWLAQPKKEQNDNGLSSPTKSTSKPNLSPISQSPTKQSKSSNLMMNWLQKGKREPDEDNDSPAKKIKTCDD
- the LOC134708311 gene encoding abasic site processing protein HMCES-like isoform X1, encoding MPNFFTTDIHQSDMYNHVTSALEPDDICKSCSFNSKTTGKGRQQPVWRDPPGGQKYYPSYNVAPGSHTPVLISSQHYQGELDTITERVIQPMRWGLVPSWHKGDPKNVGYETNNCRAEGMLEKKTYKVPLEKGRRCLVLADGFYEWKRDQGKKQPYFIYSPQETWVKKENCDLEMKKEPIDPDQNFNVKEEEDEEETEDTERKLLMMAGVFDVWHPPDNSAPVYSYSVITVESSPVMSWIHHRMPAILTNDAEIDEWINFAEVPLRGAVQNIRPTLSLQMHPVTTAMGNSRYKSPDCVQPVDLKKPKAPVSSFMKNWLAQPKKEQNDNGLSSPTKSTSKPNLSPISQSPTKQSKSSNLMMNWLQKGKREPDEDNDSPAKKIKTCDD